Proteins from a single region of Bactrocera neohumeralis isolate Rockhampton unplaced genomic scaffold, APGP_CSIRO_Bneo_wtdbg2-racon-allhic-juicebox.fasta_v2 cluster10, whole genome shotgun sequence:
- the LOC126765350 gene encoding uncharacterized protein LOC126765350, protein MTDNKANMDSESMSTPTPTLRSAISVPRPGVVPTAAPRTIPASAPSTAARHDTRAAVTTPAPPAEPHRIRCPLCRRPHRLQHCGLFKGMSPIQRQQVAQAHGHCNNCLAHTHATEDCDSGALCQMCGRQHHTLLHRTPRREVGRPPATRRPQQSSRVPRRRRPPPPPESRLWRPRNAVPIRRHRQRPHYRRTSGLSNVVATLQQLQRLLG, encoded by the coding sequence AAGCATGTCAACTCCAACACCAACACTGCGATCGGCCATCAGTGTTCCCCGTCCTGGGGTTGTCCCAACAGCGGCACCCCGTACAATCCCCGCATCAGCACCGTCAACTGCAGCTCGTCATGACACACGAGCAGCTGTAACCACACCGGCACCACCAGCGGAGCCTCATCGCATACGATGCCCTCTTTGTCGCCGCCCCCATCGACTGCAACATTGTGGGCTCTTCAAGGGCATGTCACCCATCCAGCGGCAGCAGGTAGCACAGGCGCATGGGCACTGCAACAATTGTCTGGCACACACGCACGCGACTGAGGACTGTGACTCTGGGGCATTGTGCCAAATGTGTGGCAGGCAGCATCACACGCTGCTCCACCGCACCCCAAGACGTGAGGTTGGTCGGCCACCTGCCACTCGCAGACCGCAGCAATCCAGCCGTGTGCCACGACGCCGAAGACCGCCACCACCACCTGAGTCCCGTCTATGGCGTCCGCGAAACGCAGTACCCATCAGGCGCCATCGTCAAAGGCCACACTACCGGCGCACGTCCGGACTTAGCAACGTTGTGGCAACGTTGCAACAACTCCAGCGATTGCTAGGCTGA